The following are encoded in a window of Solidesulfovibrio magneticus RS-1 genomic DNA:
- the miaB gene encoding tRNA (N6-isopentenyl adenosine(37)-C2)-methylthiotransferase MiaB — MKFHVTTMGCQMNVGDGDWLARSLIAAGFTQAPEAEAECFILFTCSVRDKPEQKVVSEIGRIADRNRHNPNAFIAVGGCTAQQLGTTLWRRFPMVRLVFGTDGIAAAPRALARLAEEPQLRLSLLDFSEAYPERDQSWPDDKLPPKAFVSIMQGCDNYCAYCIVPFVRGRQKSRPLPSVIAECQSLASRGVREVTLLGQNVNSYGLDDAGDGASFAKLLDAVAAVPGIERIRFTTSHPKDLSDEVIERFAALPQLCPALHLPVQSGSDDILRRMGRRYDTAAYLTLVEKLRRACPDIALTSDFIVGFPGETRADFEATLELVRKVGFDSGFSFMYSDRPGTASEKLAPKILPEEKSARLAELQALLDERLAASLAARLGRREVVLIEGESRREGTLGATWRGRDPGGRVVNVPLPAGADYAGRFVAVRIVQAKKHSLVGEAEADHD; from the coding sequence ATGAAATTCCACGTCACCACCATGGGCTGCCAGATGAACGTCGGCGACGGCGACTGGCTTGCCCGTTCCCTTATTGCGGCAGGCTTCACCCAGGCTCCCGAAGCGGAGGCCGAGTGTTTTATCCTTTTCACCTGCTCGGTGCGCGACAAGCCGGAACAGAAAGTCGTCAGCGAAATCGGCCGCATCGCCGACCGCAACCGGCATAATCCCAACGCCTTCATCGCCGTTGGCGGCTGCACCGCCCAGCAACTCGGCACGACCTTGTGGCGGCGCTTTCCCATGGTGCGGCTTGTTTTCGGCACCGACGGCATCGCCGCCGCCCCCCGCGCCCTGGCCCGGCTGGCCGAGGAACCGCAGCTGCGGCTGTCGCTGCTGGATTTCTCCGAAGCCTATCCCGAGCGCGATCAGTCCTGGCCCGACGACAAACTGCCGCCCAAGGCCTTTGTCTCCATCATGCAGGGCTGCGACAATTATTGTGCCTACTGCATCGTGCCCTTTGTGCGCGGCCGGCAGAAATCGCGTCCCCTGCCCTCGGTCATCGCCGAATGCCAAAGCCTCGCTTCCCGCGGCGTGCGCGAGGTGACGCTGCTTGGCCAAAACGTCAACAGCTACGGCCTGGACGACGCCGGCGACGGCGCGAGCTTCGCCAAGCTCCTCGACGCCGTGGCCGCCGTGCCCGGCATTGAGCGCATCCGCTTCACCACTTCGCATCCCAAGGACCTAAGCGACGAGGTCATCGAACGCTTCGCCGCCCTGCCCCAGCTGTGCCCGGCGCTGCATCTGCCGGTGCAGTCGGGCAGCGACGACATTCTGCGCCGCATGGGCCGGCGCTACGACACCGCCGCGTATCTCACCCTGGTCGAGAAGCTGCGCCGGGCCTGCCCGGACATCGCCCTGACCTCGGACTTCATCGTGGGCTTTCCGGGCGAAACCCGGGCCGACTTCGAGGCCACCCTCGAATTGGTGCGCAAGGTAGGATTTGATAGCGGCTTCTCCTTCATGTACTCTGACAGGCCAGGGACGGCTTCCGAGAAGCTTGCGCCCAAGATCCTGCCGGAGGAGAAATCGGCCCGTCTGGCCGAACTCCAGGCCCTTTTGGACGAACGGCTGGCCGCCTCCCTGGCCGCCCGGCTGGGACGGCGGGAAGTCGTGCTCATCGAGGGGGAAAGCCGGCGCGAAGGCACGCTGGGAGCGACTTGGCGCGGCCGCGACCCCGGCGGCCGAGTGGTCAACGTGCCGCTGCCCGCGGGGGCGGACTACGCCGGCAGGTTTGTCGCCGTACGCATCGTCCAAGCCAAAAAGCACTCCCTGGTCGGGGAGGCGGAGGCCGATCATGATTGA
- a CDS encoding adenylyl-sulfate kinase has translation MPAAIWFTGLPGSGKSALARAVCHYLTLAGGDVALLELDDRRKAYFPKPSYSEGEREKAYKLFAEEAAGLYRQKTGLVVLDASAPRRAMRDYARSLMPHFAEIHVRCSLATAMAREAARPEGKVMAGLYAKAMMRKATGRDFPGLGQVIGVDVPFEEDPAAECVVDAERLSIEEGRDLVLAFLRAWPPVWEQ, from the coding sequence ATGCCTGCCGCCATCTGGTTCACCGGACTGCCCGGCTCGGGCAAAAGCGCCCTGGCCCGGGCCGTGTGCCACTATCTGACCCTGGCCGGGGGCGATGTGGCCCTGCTCGAACTCGACGACCGGCGCAAGGCCTATTTCCCCAAGCCCAGCTACAGCGAGGGCGAGCGCGAAAAAGCCTACAAGCTTTTTGCCGAGGAAGCGGCCGGCCTGTACCGGCAAAAGACCGGCCTCGTGGTCCTGGACGCCTCGGCCCCGCGCCGGGCCATGCGCGACTACGCCCGGTCGCTTATGCCGCACTTCGCCGAAATCCACGTCCGCTGTTCCCTGGCCACGGCCATGGCCCGGGAGGCGGCCCGTCCCGAAGGCAAGGTCATGGCCGGCCTCTATGCCAAGGCCATGATGCGCAAAGCCACCGGCCGTGACTTCCCGGGCTTGGGACAAGTCATCGGCGTGGACGTGCCCTTCGAGGAAGACCCGGCCGCCGAATGCGTGGTGGACGCCGAACGGCTGTCCATCGAGGAAGGCCGCGACCTCGTCTTGGCTTTTTTGCGCGCCTGGCCGCCGGTCTGGGAGCAATAA
- the fumC gene encoding class II fumarate hydratase produces MEHRIESDSMGDIAVPADKLWGAQTQRAIEYFTIGEERMPRELIRAYGILKKAAATVNRDQGRLPAELAEMIVTACDEIVAHAHDAMFPLRVWVSGSGTQFNMNVNEVVSNRCCQLAGTPLGSKQPVHPNDHVNMAQSTNDNFPSAMYMAAAMGTVERLLPSAIKLRDVLAAKAEVWKDIVKIGRTHLQDATPLTLGQEFSGYVGLLSDAVRRIKAALGDVYALPLGGTAVGTGVNAAPGFAEAAIAAIATLTGLPFTPAANKFTVQGSHDALIHLSGALKTLAAALFKIASDIRLLACGPRAGLAELRLPANEPGSSIMPGKVNPTQCEALTMAAVQVMANDLAVTLGGAGGILEMNVYKPLIIHNVMQSIRLLADAMNNFRRFAVAGLEPDRRRIGELVGRSLMLVTALAPVIGYDKAAEIAHHAEQHDLTLKEAALDLGYVTAEEFDRVVVPSRMTGPYVARE; encoded by the coding sequence ATGGAACACCGCATCGAATCCGACAGCATGGGCGACATCGCCGTCCCGGCGGACAAACTCTGGGGCGCCCAGACCCAGCGCGCCATCGAATATTTCACCATCGGCGAGGAACGGATGCCCCGGGAACTCATCCGGGCCTACGGCATCCTCAAAAAGGCCGCCGCCACGGTCAACCGCGACCAGGGCCGGCTGCCGGCCGAACTGGCCGAGATGATCGTGACCGCCTGCGACGAAATCGTGGCCCATGCCCACGACGCCATGTTTCCCCTGCGGGTGTGGGTCTCGGGCAGCGGCACCCAGTTCAACATGAACGTCAACGAGGTTGTGTCCAACCGCTGCTGCCAGCTCGCCGGCACGCCGCTGGGGTCCAAACAGCCCGTGCACCCCAACGACCACGTGAACATGGCCCAATCCACCAACGACAATTTCCCCTCGGCCATGTACATGGCCGCCGCCATGGGCACGGTGGAGCGGCTTTTGCCCTCGGCCATCAAGCTGCGCGACGTGCTGGCCGCCAAGGCCGAAGTCTGGAAGGACATCGTGAAAATCGGCCGCACCCATCTCCAGGATGCCACGCCGTTGACCCTGGGGCAGGAATTCTCCGGCTACGTGGGACTGCTCAGCGACGCCGTTCGCCGCATCAAGGCGGCGCTTGGCGACGTTTACGCCCTGCCCCTTGGCGGCACGGCCGTGGGCACCGGCGTCAACGCCGCGCCGGGCTTTGCCGAGGCGGCCATCGCCGCCATCGCCACGCTGACCGGCCTGCCGTTTACGCCGGCCGCCAACAAGTTCACGGTCCAGGGCAGCCACGACGCGCTCATCCACCTGTCCGGGGCGCTCAAGACCCTGGCGGCGGCGCTTTTCAAGATCGCCAGCGACATTCGCCTCCTGGCCTGCGGCCCCCGGGCCGGGCTGGCCGAATTGCGCCTGCCGGCCAACGAACCCGGCTCCTCCATCATGCCGGGCAAGGTCAATCCCACCCAGTGCGAGGCCCTGACCATGGCCGCCGTCCAGGTCATGGCCAACGATCTGGCCGTGACCCTGGGCGGGGCGGGCGGCATTTTGGAGATGAACGTCTACAAGCCGCTTATTATCCACAACGTCATGCAATCGATCCGGCTGCTGGCCGACGCCATGAACAATTTCCGCCGTTTCGCCGTGGCCGGGCTGGAGCCGGACCGGCGGCGCATCGGCGAGCTTGTGGGCCGTTCGCTTATGCTGGTCACGGCGTTGGCCCCGGTCATCGGCTACGACAAGGCGGCGGAGATCGCCCATCATGCTGAGCAGCATGACCTGACACTGAAGGAAGCGGCCCTGGACCTTGGCTACGTCACGGCCGAGGAGTTCGACCGGGTGGTGGTCCCGTCACGCATGACCGGGCCGTACGTGGCGCGGGAGTAG
- a CDS encoding D-serine ammonia-lyase, with product MDAALVAGLRAAEPVCFVNPGRRPMAEVRDTLPVTLAGIEAARDRFDRFAPLLARLFPELGPAEGVVESPLLSVPGLARRLHEAGLPETDRVYLAADHALPVVGSVKARGGLHAVLCVAERLALAEGLLAGPGDDCRRLAEPAAKAFFAGQTLSVGSTGNLGLSIGVFGRGLGFAVVVHMSAEAKAWKKDRLRAAGAVVVEHAGDYAAACAVARAEAAGNDRLHFIDDENSVDLFTGYGVAGLRLPAKLAAAGLSVSPETPLCLYLPCGVGGAPGGIALGGRLALGEAALCFTVEPTTAPAVLLGLATGRHAGIDARELGLTGPTVADGLAVTRPSALACACLEHVLDGALTVTDARMLRLVGEAHAADGLRLEPSAAAALAGPLAVRRAGFPARLGRPAVHLLWATGGSLLPDAVFAELLTQAGACACS from the coding sequence ATGGACGCCGCCCTTGTTGCCGGCCTGCGCGCCGCAGAACCCGTGTGTTTCGTCAATCCCGGCCGCCGGCCCATGGCCGAAGTCCGGGACACCTTGCCCGTTACCCTGGCCGGCATCGAAGCGGCGCGGGACCGTTTCGACCGGTTCGCGCCGCTTTTGGCGCGTCTTTTTCCTGAGCTTGGGCCGGCCGAGGGCGTGGTCGAATCGCCGCTTCTGTCCGTGCCGGGCCTAGCCCGCCGACTCCATGAGGCCGGGCTGCCCGAAACCGACCGGGTCTATCTGGCCGCCGACCATGCCCTGCCCGTGGTCGGCTCGGTCAAGGCGCGCGGCGGCCTCCATGCGGTGCTGTGCGTGGCCGAGCGCCTGGCCCTGGCCGAGGGCCTGCTCGCCGGCCCTGGCGACGACTGCCGCCGGCTGGCCGAGCCTGCCGCCAAGGCCTTCTTCGCCGGCCAGACCCTCTCCGTCGGTTCCACCGGCAACCTGGGCCTGTCCATCGGCGTTTTCGGCCGGGGGCTGGGGTTTGCCGTCGTGGTCCACATGTCGGCCGAAGCCAAGGCCTGGAAAAAAGACCGCCTGCGCGCCGCCGGGGCCGTAGTGGTCGAACACGCCGGCGACTACGCCGCCGCCTGCGCCGTGGCCCGGGCCGAAGCGGCCGGCAACGACCGTCTGCATTTCATCGACGACGAAAATTCCGTTGATCTCTTCACCGGTTACGGTGTGGCCGGCCTGCGGCTGCCAGCCAAATTGGCTGCTGCCGGCCTGAGCGTCTCGCCGGAAACGCCGCTGTGTCTGTATCTGCCCTGCGGCGTGGGCGGCGCGCCGGGCGGCATCGCCCTGGGCGGACGTCTGGCCCTTGGCGAGGCCGCCTTGTGCTTTACCGTCGAACCAACCACGGCCCCGGCCGTGCTCCTGGGATTGGCCACCGGCCGCCATGCCGGCATCGACGCCCGGGAATTGGGCCTGACCGGGCCGACCGTGGCCGACGGCCTGGCTGTGACGCGCCCCTCGGCTCTGGCCTGCGCCTGTCTGGAACATGTTTTAGACGGCGCGCTCACCGTCACCGACGCCCGGATGCTGCGTCTGGTCGGCGAAGCCCACGCCGCCGACGGCCTGCGTCTGGAACCCTCGGCCGCTGCCGCCCTGGCCGGCCCCCTGGCCGTGCGCCGGGCCGGCTTCCCGGCCCGGCTCGGCCGTCCGGCTGTCCACCTCCTCTGGGCCACCGGCGGCAGTCTGCTCCCTGACGCCGTATTCGCCGAACTGCTCACCCAGGCCGGAGCCTGCGCGTGCTCATAA
- a CDS encoding DUF1848 domain-containing protein, translating into MLISASRRTDIPAFYSRWFMNRIRAGFCEVANPFNAAQVSRVSLAPEDVAAIVFWTRDPRPMLSHLPELATMGHEAFFLVTLLDNPRPLDPKCPGPDVSIPAFRDLAAALPGRVVWRYDPIALTAATPPDWHRRTFARLAAALAGHTDRVIVSFVEPYRKIAKRLAAAAAQGYAPLDVPEAERLRLLLDLRDMAAAHSLTLTTCCQPADYAAAGIDASRCIDGDWIAARTGRAVTVDRDPGQRPGCGCAKSRDIGAYDRCLFGCAYCYATTSFDRARTAYARHDPDDVRL; encoded by the coding sequence GTGCTCATAAGCGCCAGCCGGCGCACGGACATCCCGGCCTTCTACAGCCGCTGGTTCATGAACCGGATCAGGGCCGGCTTTTGCGAAGTGGCCAACCCCTTCAACGCCGCCCAGGTCAGCCGCGTGTCACTGGCTCCCGAGGATGTCGCCGCCATCGTTTTCTGGACCCGCGACCCGCGCCCCATGCTGTCGCATCTGCCCGAACTCGCCACCATGGGCCACGAGGCCTTCTTCCTCGTCACGCTCCTGGACAACCCCCGGCCCCTGGACCCCAAATGCCCCGGCCCGGACGTTTCCATCCCTGCTTTCCGCGACCTCGCCGCCGCCCTGCCCGGCCGGGTGGTTTGGCGCTACGACCCCATCGCCTTGACCGCCGCCACGCCGCCCGACTGGCATCGCCGCACCTTTGCCCGGCTGGCCGCCGCCCTGGCCGGACATACCGACCGCGTCATCGTCAGCTTCGTCGAACCCTACCGCAAAATCGCCAAACGCCTGGCCGCCGCCGCTGCGCAAGGCTATGCCCCCCTCGACGTTCCCGAGGCCGAACGCCTGCGCCTGCTGCTCGACCTGCGCGATATGGCCGCCGCCCATTCCCTGACGCTTACGACCTGCTGCCAGCCGGCCGACTACGCCGCCGCCGGCATCGACGCCTCGCGCTGCATCGACGGCGACTGGATCGCCGCCCGTACCGGACGCGCCGTGACCGTCGACCGCGACCCCGGCCAGCGCCCGGGCTGTGGCTGCGCCAAAAGCCGCGACATCGGGGCCTACGACCGCTGCCTGTTCGGCTGCGCCTACTGCTACGCCACCACAAGTTTCGACCGCGCCCGCACGGCCTACGCCCGTCACGATCCCGACGACGTCAGGTTGTGA
- a CDS encoding bifunctional nuclease family protein — protein MIEMKVFGLALDEESQVPVLILKDLDEKNAVPIWIGAMEAMAISLALNDVELPRPMTHDLLLNMIHALDAHVVCVNLTELTEGTYYANVEVEVEGGIRRIDSRPSDAVALALRAKAPILVNEAVIDQVAKESKEASVVEFASDDSEKWTELLEKYDPNDTKYKM, from the coding sequence ATGATTGAAATGAAAGTCTTCGGGCTGGCCCTGGACGAGGAGTCCCAAGTCCCGGTGCTCATCCTCAAGGACTTGGACGAAAAAAACGCCGTGCCCATCTGGATCGGGGCCATGGAAGCCATGGCCATCTCCCTGGCGCTTAATGACGTGGAACTGCCGCGTCCCATGACCCACGATCTGCTGCTCAACATGATCCATGCCCTGGACGCCCACGTTGTCTGCGTCAACCTGACCGAGCTTACCGAAGGCACGTATTACGCCAACGTCGAAGTGGAAGTGGAGGGCGGCATCCGCCGCATCGACAGCCGCCCGTCCGACGCCGTGGCCCTGGCCCTGCGGGCCAAGGCCCCGATCCTGGTCAACGAGGCCGTCATCGATCAGGTGGCCAAGGAGTCCAAGGAGGCCTCGGTGGTCGAGTTCGCCTCGGACGACTCGGAGAAATGGACGGAATTGCTCGAAAAGTACGACCCCAACGACACCAAGTACAAGATGTAA
- a CDS encoding oligosaccharide flippase family protein, which produces MSRALAKALSSQWAATLYAAAVSVGLTFLLGRALGPAVFGEYSYLLTLGSLFAILQDGGFSTLVFRETAKAGLAHLPDRPPLLSLALGHLLAVTLLGFCMVPLFPLGERLSLGAAVIYYALFCASSLVSSELKGHNNFAAEALWRAVVRTATALAAGAALLFPSPGPLAVFAGLAVGQLLALATPYARPLRTRPKLGLYRDVYAPCAAFLCISAATTIYFRCDIVLLKFLTGDDATVGNYAAAYRLIEGVIMLATPLAHVFFRKLRVNLDDQGAFGRSFRLMLGVMIALAVCATLGGLILGPSILRLAFGDKYAAAEPLLAWLLASLPFILPNYVLTQGLVALGRERYYAVVTIIAAGVNIGLNFLLIPLLAAKGSALATVATEAALCAGLGWAFVKWGFTKR; this is translated from the coding sequence GTGAGCCGCGCCCTGGCCAAGGCGCTTAGTAGCCAGTGGGCGGCCACCCTCTACGCCGCCGCCGTGTCCGTGGGCCTGACCTTCCTGCTTGGCCGGGCGCTTGGGCCGGCCGTGTTTGGCGAATATTCCTACCTCCTTACCCTGGGGTCACTTTTCGCCATCCTGCAGGACGGCGGCTTTTCCACCCTGGTCTTTCGCGAAACAGCCAAGGCCGGGCTGGCCCATCTTCCGGACCGGCCGCCGCTGTTGTCCCTGGCCCTGGGCCATCTGCTGGCCGTGACGCTGCTCGGGTTCTGCATGGTGCCGCTTTTTCCCCTGGGCGAGCGCCTGTCCCTGGGCGCGGCCGTGATCTACTACGCCCTTTTTTGCGCTTCTTCCCTCGTCTCATCCGAACTCAAGGGCCACAACAACTTCGCGGCCGAAGCCTTATGGCGGGCCGTGGTACGCACGGCCACGGCCCTGGCCGCCGGAGCGGCTCTCCTTTTCCCGTCGCCCGGCCCCCTGGCCGTCTTCGCCGGTTTGGCCGTGGGCCAGCTGTTGGCTCTGGCCACGCCCTACGCCCGGCCGCTGCGCACGCGCCCGAAGCTGGGCCTCTACCGCGACGTCTACGCCCCCTGCGCCGCGTTTTTGTGCATCTCGGCCGCCACCACCATCTACTTCCGCTGCGACATCGTGCTGCTGAAGTTCCTTACCGGCGACGACGCGACCGTGGGCAACTACGCCGCCGCCTACCGCCTCATCGAGGGCGTCATCATGCTGGCCACGCCCCTGGCCCACGTGTTTTTCCGCAAACTGCGCGTGAACCTCGACGATCAGGGGGCCTTTGGCCGCTCCTTTCGCCTCATGCTCGGCGTCATGATCGCCCTGGCCGTGTGCGCGACTCTTGGCGGCCTTATCCTTGGTCCCTCCATCCTGCGCCTGGCCTTTGGCGACAAATACGCCGCCGCCGAACCGCTCCTGGCCTGGCTTTTGGCCTCGCTCCCCTTTATCCTGCCCAACTACGTCCTGACCCAGGGGCTCGTGGCCCTGGGCCGCGAGCGCTACTACGCCGTCGTCACCATCATCGCCGCCGGGGTCAACATCGGGCTCAATTTCCTGTTGATTCCCCTGCTAGCCGCCAAAGGCTCGGCCCTGGCCACCGTGGCCACCGAAGCCGCCCTATGCGCCGGCCTCGGCTGGGCCTTCGTGAAGTGGGGATTCACGAAGAGATAA
- a CDS encoding phosphotransferase family protein — MRKGTEKKPAITIRPEALERFLAQAFGPDARLAGACEMGVDDQGMKEFGYGKPVCLEFEAGGEPRRGVLSIMRGDKYGHQFYWDRAAILMFQHATSGEMEKHVRPMALGYFDEDDNLVPVSRPREFFIVTEKAPGYDYYLDLARIQKTGLEAKDLAMAREFARWLARVHSAKKDDADLYLRRVRNLIGASECIFGLVDAYPYPYELFPPERFCALEKRVIDWRWKLRDFTHRLSDVHGDFHPWNVLIQEGGETRDFAVLDRSRGQWGEPADDVATMSLNFVLFGLYGGARLGGDFERLYRTFWETYLERTNDAEMLAVIAPFYVFRGLVVASPQWYPGHPEAVRQGLLRFLENVLEDDRFDWANFNRYMD; from the coding sequence ATGCGTAAAGGAACCGAAAAAAAACCAGCCATCACCATACGGCCGGAGGCGTTGGAGCGTTTCCTCGCCCAGGCTTTCGGGCCTGACGCGCGCCTGGCCGGAGCCTGCGAGATGGGCGTGGACGACCAGGGCATGAAGGAATTTGGCTACGGCAAGCCGGTGTGCCTGGAATTTGAAGCCGGCGGCGAGCCGCGCCGGGGCGTGCTGTCCATCATGCGCGGCGACAAGTACGGCCACCAGTTCTACTGGGACCGGGCCGCCATCCTCATGTTCCAGCACGCCACCTCCGGGGAGATGGAAAAGCATGTGCGCCCCATGGCCCTGGGCTATTTCGACGAGGACGACAACCTCGTGCCCGTGTCCCGGCCCCGGGAATTTTTCATCGTCACCGAGAAGGCCCCGGGCTACGATTATTATCTGGATTTGGCCCGCATCCAAAAGACCGGCCTGGAGGCCAAGGATCTGGCCATGGCCCGGGAGTTCGCCCGCTGGCTGGCCCGGGTGCACAGCGCCAAGAAGGACGACGCCGACCTCTATCTGCGCCGCGTCCGCAATTTGATCGGCGCATCGGAATGCATCTTCGGCCTCGTGGACGCCTATCCCTATCCCTACGAGTTGTTCCCGCCCGAGCGTTTTTGCGCCCTGGAAAAACGCGTCATTGACTGGCGCTGGAAGCTTCGGGACTTCACCCACCGCTTAAGCGACGTCCACGGCGACTTCCACCCCTGGAACGTGCTCATTCAGGAGGGGGGCGAGACGCGTGATTTCGCCGTGCTGGACCGCAGCCGGGGCCAATGGGGCGAGCCGGCCGACGACGTAGCCACCATGAGCCTCAATTTCGTGCTTTTTGGCCTCTACGGCGGCGCTCGCCTGGGCGGCGACTTCGAGCGCCTCTACCGGACCTTCTGGGAGACCTATCTGGAACGCACAAACGATGCGGAGATGCTCGCCGTCATCGCGCCGTTCTACGTTTTCCGGGGGCTGGTGGTGGCCTCGCCCCAGTGGTATCCCGGCCATCCCGAAGCCGTGCGCCAGGGGCTGTTGCGGTTTCTCGAAAACGTGTTGGAAGACGACCGCTTCGACTGGGCCAACTTCAACCGCTATATGGACTGA